From a single Calothrix sp. NIES-2098 genomic region:
- a CDS encoding transcriptional regulatory protein ArsR family produces MSTDQLSVTFAALADPTRRAILAHLALGEASVTELAQPFEMSLPAISKHLKVLERAGLIARGREAQWRPCRLEAQALKEAADWIEQYRQFWEQNLDRLDEYLQQLQAEDNKRDRES; encoded by the coding sequence ATGTCCACCGATCAATTGAGCGTCACCTTTGCCGCCCTTGCCGATCCGACTCGGCGAGCAATCCTGGCTCATCTTGCTTTGGGCGAAGCATCGGTAACTGAGTTAGCCCAACCCTTTGAGATGAGCCTACCTGCCATTTCTAAACATCTCAAAGTGCTGGAGCGTGCGGGATTAATCGCACGGGGTCGAGAGGCTCAGTGGCGACCCTGCCGATTAGAAGCACAAGCGCTCAAGGAAGCAGCAGATTGGATTGAGCAATATCGCCAATTCTGGGAACAGAATTTGGATCGTCTGGACGAGTATTTACAACAATTGCAAGCAGAGGACAACAAACGCGATCGCGAATCATAA